A part of Pantoea vagans genomic DNA contains:
- a CDS encoding helix-turn-helix domain-containing protein has translation MKNETLGDRIRLRRKSLQLTQKQLAQQVKVSHVAISQWEKEETLPRGENLLRLAEALGCAPAYLIDGDGPVFSENSWAGLHQIPLLAQRDVAQWLNDAGIVRHELLMHNDMALSQQSFAIRVEEQAMTPAILRGDVVIIDPSLAPQPGDCVLAMQQQNALLRTWRQRGSEEGVAQFELAPVNINFPELHSSRDSLQLTGTLVELRRYRQP, from the coding sequence ATGAAAAACGAAACGCTGGGTGACCGCATCCGACTCCGACGTAAATCACTGCAGTTAACGCAGAAGCAACTGGCGCAACAGGTAAAAGTTTCCCATGTGGCCATTTCGCAATGGGAAAAAGAAGAGACGCTGCCGCGCGGTGAGAACCTGCTGCGGCTTGCCGAAGCGCTGGGCTGCGCACCGGCTTATCTGATAGATGGGGATGGTCCTGTTTTCAGCGAAAATAGCTGGGCTGGTCTGCATCAGATCCCGCTGCTGGCACAACGCGACGTCGCACAATGGCTTAATGACGCGGGTATTGTCCGGCATGAGCTACTGATGCACAACGATATGGCGCTGTCGCAACAGAGTTTTGCCATCCGGGTAGAAGAACAGGCGATGACGCCCGCAATTCTGCGGGGGGATGTGGTGATCATTGATCCCAGTCTGGCACCTCAGCCCGGCGACTGCGTGCTGGCAATGCAGCAACAGAATGCCCTGCTGCGCACCTGGCGTCAGCGAGGCAGTGAAGAGGGTGTTGCGCAGTTTGAACTGGCTCCGGTCAATATCAACTTCCCCGAGCTGCATTCAAGCCGCGACAGCCTGCAACTGACAGGCACACTGGTTGAATTACGCCGCTATCGGCAGCCATAA